In Dromiciops gliroides isolate mDroGli1 chromosome 4, mDroGli1.pri, whole genome shotgun sequence, one DNA window encodes the following:
- the ADORA1 gene encoding adenosine receptor A1 isoform X2, with protein MVVTPRRASVAIGGCWLLSFLVGLTPMFGWNNLEKLKEETNSSLGNLVIKCEFEKVISMEYMVYFNFFVWVLPPLLLMVLIYLEVFYLIRKQLNKKVSGSSGDPQKYYGKELKIAKSLALILFLFALSWLPLHILNCITLFCPDCEKPSILTYIAIFLTHGNSAMNPIVYAFRIQKFRTTFLQIWNQHFRCRAMPPSDDEDPPEEKLDN; from the coding sequence ATGGTGGTGACACCGAGGAGGGCGTCAGTGGCCATTGGAGGCTGCTGGCTGCTCTCCTTCCTCGTGGGCCTGACGCCCATGTTTGGCTGGAATAACCTGGAGAAACTGAAAGAGGAGACCAACAGCAGCCTGGGGAACTTGGTGATAAAATGTGAATTCGAGAAGGTCATCAGTATGGAATACATGGTCTACTTCAACTTCTTTGTCTGGGTCCTCCCACCTCTGCTGCTCATGGTTCTCATCTACCTGGAGGTCTTCTACCTGATCCGTAAGCAGCTCAACAAGAAGGTGTCGGGCTCTTCAGGGGACCCCCAGAAGTACTACGGGAAGGAGCTGAAGATCGCCAAGTCCCTGgccctcatcctcttcctctttgctCTCAGCTGGCTGCCCCTACACATTCTCAACTGCATCACTCTCTTCTGCCCAGACTGCGAGAAGCCCAGCATCCTCACCTACATCGCCATCTTCCTCACTCACGGTAACTCGGCCATGAACCCCATTGTCTACGCCTTCCGCATTCAGAAATTTCGGACCACCTTCCTGCAGATCTGGAACCAGCATTTCCGATGCCGGGCAATGCCCCCATCTGATGATGAGGATCCCCCCGAGGAGAAACTGGATAATTAG